A stretch of DNA from Streptomyces rubradiris:
GCATGTGCCCGTCCACCGGGCGGGCGTCGGGGTGGTCGCTCGTGAACTCGATGTCGTGGGGCTCTTGTTCGTAGTGCACGACGAGTGCTTCGGCGGCCTCCCTCGCCTGCTCGGAGGTCTCCGCTACGACCAGCGCCACCGGCCAGCCCAGGTGCGGCACCCGGTCGTGCTGGAAGACGGCGCAGGTGGGATCCGGCTTGGCCAGCAGACCGGTGTAGTCGGTGTTCACGTGCGGGGCGTTGCGGTGGTCCAGTACGGCGAGGACGCCCGGCATGGCGAGGACGGGTTCGGTGTCGAGGGAGAGGATCCGGCCGCGGGCGATCGTGGACAGCACCAGCCAGCCGTGGGCGAGGCCGGCGAAGGGCACCTCGGCCGCGTAACGGGCCGCTCCGGTGACCTTGTCCCGTCCCTCGACGCGGGTGTGGCCGGTGCCGACGGACGGCGCGTGTGCGGACGTCGTGGTGGTGGCGGTGGTCATCGTGCGGCTTCCTCCGCGAGTTCGGTCAGGACGGTCACCGTGAGGTTGCGGATCAGGTCCACCTTGTAGCCGTTGCGGGGCAGCGGGCGGGCCGCCGCCAGTTCGGCGTCCGCCGCGGCGGCGTAGGTCTCGGGGACGGCCGGCGCGCCGGTCAGGACCCGCTCGGCGGCCGAGGCCCGCCACGGCCGGGAGGCGACGGCCCCGAAGGCTAGGCGCGCGTCCCGGACGATGCCGTCCCGGACGTCGAGCGCGGCGGCGAGGGAGCCGATGGCGAAGGCGTAGGAGGCGCGCTCGCGCACCTTGCGGTAGCGGGAGTTGACGGCGACCGGGTTCGGCGGCAGCGTGACGCCGGTGATCAGCGCGCCGGCCGGCAGGGCGGTCTCCCGGTGCGGGGTGTCCCCGACGGGCAGGTAGAAGTCGGCGAGCGGCAACTCCCCCGGCCCGTCCGCCGTTTCGTAGTGGACCACGGCGTCGAAGGCGGTCAGGGCCACGGCCATGTCCGAGGCGTGTACGGCCACGCAGTGGTCGGAGGCGCCCAGGATCGCGTGGTTGCGGTGCTCGCCCGCGACGGCGGGGCAACCGCTGCCGGGGACACGCTTGTTGCACGGCTGGCTGACGTCGGTGAAGTAGCCGCAGCGGGTGCGCTGGAGCAGGTTTCCGCCGACCGTGGCCATGTTGCGCAGCTGTCCCGACGCGCCGGCCAGCACGGCCTGGGACAGCGCCGGACAGCTGCGCCGGACCTCGGGATGGGCGGCCAGGTCGCCGTTGGTGACGGTGGCGCCGATACGCAGTCCGCCCTCGGCCGTCACCTCGATCCGGTCGAGCGGCAGCTCGCGGATGTCGATGAGCCGTGCGGGACGCTCGACACCCGTTTTCATCAGGTCCACGAGGTTGGTGCCGCCGCCGAGGAAGCGGGTGTCCGGGTCGGCGTCGAGCAGTGCCACGGCAGCGGCGACGTCGTGCGCCCGCTGATAGCCGAACTCCCTCATTTCACGGCCTCCTTCGCCCCGCTCGCGGCGTCCTCGCGGCCTTCGCCGGTGTGGGCTTCCGCCGCGCGGGCCACCGCCTCGACGATCGCCACGTAGGCCCCGCAGCGGCACAGGTTCCCGCTCATCCGCTCCCGGATCTCGTCGGTGGTCAGGGACGGCGGACCCGCTTGCGGGCGGACGTCCTCGGTGACGGCGCTCGGCCAGCCCGCCGCGTGCTCCTGGATCATCCCGATCGCCGAACAGATCTGCCCCGGTGTGCAGTAGCCGCACTGGAAGCCGTCGAGGTCGAGAAAGGCCTGCTGCACGGGGTGCAACCGCTCGCCGTCGGCCACGCCTTCGATGGTGGTGATCTCCCGGCCCTCGGCCGCGACGGCCAGTTGCAGGCACGCCACGGCCCGGCGCCCGTCCAGCAGGACCGTACAGGCACCGCACTGCCCCTGGTCACAGCCCTTCTTGGTACCGGTCAGGTCGAGCCGCTCGCGCAGTGCGTCGAGCAGGGTGGTGCGGTGGTCGACGGGCAGCGTGTGCTTCTCGCCGTTGATCTTCAAAGTGATGACACTGGACGTCGATAAGGCCATGCGCTGCTTCTTTCGCAATTCAGGACAGACGGGTGGGCCGGCAGCCGGCATACAGGCGGCGGGTGGAACGCGTCGTACGGGCCTGCGCCCGGGGTGGGCGAAGCGAAGGTGTCGGGTGCTGGGGGCCGGACAGTGCGGCCGGCGACTGCCACAGGGCCGTTTCCGCCGCTATGGTGGACGCGACCGGACAGCTGTCCGCTTGTCTTGAACCTAACGGACAGCTGTCCGCTTAGCAAGGGCGAGGTTTGGCCACGCCTTGAGGAGGACGCGTGCCTCACCAGAGGGACTCATGCCGGCGCTCCGACGCCCAGCGCAACCGCGAACGCATCCTGGAAGTGGCACTCGCCGAGCTGTCGCGGTGCGCGGACGCCCCGCTGAGCGGGATCGCCAAGAAGGCCGGAGTCGGGCAGGGCACCTTCTACCGCAACTTCCCCAACCGCGAGTCCCTGGTCCTAGAGATCTACCGCCACGAGATGCAGCAGGTCGCCGACAGTGCCCGGCACCTGCTGGACACCCGCGCGCCCGACGAGGCCCTGCGCGCCTGGATGGACCGGCTGTCCGAGTTCGCCATGACCAAGGCCGGACTGGCCGACGCGATCCGGCAGGTGACCGGAGCGCCGGGCGGCCCCGCGAAGCCGTCCCCGACGCCCGTGACCCACGCGGCGGAACTGCTGCTCCGCGCCAACGAGGAAGCGGGCACCATTCGCCCCGGCGTCACCGCGGACGACTTCTTCCTCGCCATAGCCGGCCTGTGGCAGATCGACCCGCACGACGACTGGCGACCGCGCGCCACGCGGCTTCTCGACCTGGTCATGGACGGACTGCGCACGCGGGCACGCCACCGGTGAGGCAGCGCGCCGCCGCCTCCCTCCCGTCCGGGGCGAGGCCGGAGTCACGCGCCACCGGCGATTGGGCCCGACTGTCGCGCCCGAGGACTAGTTTGGTCTAGACCAAGCAGGGTACGCTTCCGTCACTGCACATGGTCGCCCCCACGGCCATGGCGCCGTTGCTTGACATGCTCATGTTCGTCTTTGCGTCCGCATCGACGGACACGAACCCCCACAGGAGTCGTCATGAAGAGCAAGAAGATGCTGGCCGCCGCCATCGGCGCGGGGATCGCCCCGCTCCTGGCCGTGAGCCTGCCGGCCGGCAGCGCGAGCGCGCACGGCTACATATCCACTCCCCCCAGCCGGCAGGCCCAGTGTGCCGCCGGCCTGGTCCCCTGCGGTTCCATCAAGTACGAGCCGCAGAGCGTGGAGGGCCCCAAGGGCCTGATGAGCTGCAGCGGAGGGAACGCCGCCTTCGCCGAGCTCGACAACGACAGCAAGGGCTGGAAGGTCACCCCGGTCAGCCGGACGACCAGCTTCAACTGGCGGCTGACGGCACGGCACGCCACCAGCACCTGGCAGTACTACGCGGGCGGCCGGAAGATCGCGGAGTTCAACGACGGCGGCGCCCGGCCGGGCGAGACCGTCACCCACCAGGTGAACTTCGGCAGTCTGACCGGCAAGCAGAAGGTACTGGCCGTGTGGAACATCGCCGACACCGCCAACGCCTTCTACGCCTGCGTGGACGTGAACGTGAGCTGACGGGTGTGTGATGCCGGTGCCCCTCGGATGATCGTTCCGCCGGGGGCACCGGGGCCGGGTCTCCTCGGGGAAGGACGACCGGGGACCGCGCCCCGTCCGGGAACCGCGGGCGAGGCGGGCGAACCGCGATCGGACCGCCGGTCGGCCCGGGCCCTGACCGATCGGGCCTGGGCCGACCGGGCCGAGCGGCGCGGCGGTCCAGCAGCACGGCCGGGCCAACGGTGCGGGAGATCCAGCAGCGCGGCAGGACCAGCGGTGCGGCCGGGAGGGTGGTCACGAGGGCGCTGCCGTCACGGCCGCCCGCCCGGCCCCCACCTGCCCTCCCCCACCAGGGGGCCCAACCATCCGCTCGCCACATCGAGATGAGGTCCCGTGAACAACAGACAACACACCACCGCCCGCGCGGTCGCCGCGACGCTGCTCACCACCGGCGTCGCCACCGGCGTCGCCGCCGCCCCGGCAGCCGCCGCCCCCGCCGCCACCCGGACGGAGGCCCGCGTCGGCGCCGACTGGGCGACTCGGTCGATCGTCTTCACCGCCGCCCCCGAACAGGCCAACGACCTCCATGTGTTCCCCATGGAGGTCGGCGCCGGGGTCCGGCAGGTCGGCTTCCGCGACGCGGTCCCGCTCGAACCCGGCGACCACTGCGCGTACCTCGCCCCCGGGGACCGCACCTTCGTCGTCTGCGAACTGCCCACCGGCAGCTCCCGGCCGGACAGGATCGACATCTTCCTCGGCGACCGCGACGACACGATCGTCACCAGCGACCCCGCGGTCGGCACCGTCCGCGGCGGGCCCGGGGACGACACACTGCACGCCCACACCGCGCACACGGTACGGGGTGACGCGGGGGACGACATGGTCATGGGACGCGCGGTCCTGGACGGCGGCGACGGCATGGACCACCTGATGGGCGACGACGGCGACCAGCGGCTGTGGGGTGGCCGGGGCAACGACATGATCGAGGCGTACGGCGGTGCGGACACCGTGTACGCCGGCCCGGGCGACGACCACGCCATGGGCGGGGACGGCGGTGACATCGTCCTCGGCGGCCCCGGCGACGACACACTGTCCGGCGAGGGCGGCGACGACCTGGTCAGCGGCGGTCCCGGGAAGGACACCGTGGACGGCGGCCCGGGCCGTGACGTCGTCCTCCGGTAGGAGCACCCGCCCCCTCGCCCGCGTACGCGTCCACACGGATGACGACGCCGGCGAGCGGGAAGGTCACGTCGCTCCCCTGCGCGGCTTCCTGACGCACACCCGCGCCATGCGGGACACAGGGTCGGCTTCACCGTTATGGGGACGGGGTGGTGGGTGACGCCCGACGCTGGCCCTCGCGGCGGTGACCTGCGCAAGCGATCAGGCAAAACCCCCGTCGCGCCTGAACGGGTGACACATCTCCTGACGCGTCGGGTTGCGGGACTGACGGACTGTCGGTTGCCTCGTGAGCGGAACACAGGAGAGGCACCGCTCGGACAGGCCGGGCACTGTCCGTTGGAGGATTCGCATGCGTTACACACACATGGGTGCAAGTATCGTCCTGGCGCTCGGTGCCCTGGGACTGCAGGTTCCGGCCGCTGCCGCCGCCGATGACTCGGACATCCGTATCGATCCATGGAATGCAGCCCCGGGTTCCACGGTCACGGTCAGTACGAGCGCCTGCGACCCCGACGCGGACTACGGCAAGGGCACCTCGGAGGCGGGAGGGGATTTCCACCTGTTCGAAGGTGATGAGGAGGGCGTGCTCACCGGTGAGTTCCAGGTCCCGGAAGGCACCGAGCCGGGCAGTGACACCATCACCCTGAAGTGCCCACCGCTGACCAAGGTCACGGGGACCTACCAGATCACCGGCCGCTCACCCGAGGGCTCGGTCGACGCAGGTTTCGGACCGGCCGACGACTCGGGCACGGGTCTCGCCCTCGGTGGCGGACTGCTCCTCACGGCCGCCGCCGGTGCGGTCTGGTTGTACCGCCGCCCGCACACCGACCGAACCTGACGACACCGCATCCGCCGTGAAGAGAAGGACCCACCGCGATGCCGGCCGGACACCAGACCCGCCCTTCCCGGGGCCCGCTCCTTCCCGCTGTGGTCCCCCTGGGCTGGGCGATGGCGGCGGGTGCCGTGCTGCTGATCAGCGGGGCACATGACGAGGAGCCACCGCGGCCCACGGCCGGCCGTGCCTTCTCCGCCTCCGCGGACCCCGCTCCGCCGACGGTCCGTCCGCTGCCCCCCGCGGACCCGGTCCGGCTCCGGATCGCCGCCATCGGCGTGAACGCCCCGATGACACGAGTGGGCCTCGACGCGGCAGGGGCGCTACGGACTCCCCCGCCCGGCGAACCCGGCCTCGCCGGCTGGTACGGCGACGGCATCGCTCCCGGCTCGGCGGGCACCGCCGTCGTCACCGGGCATGTGGACACACCCGCCGGCGAACCCGGTGTCTTCTACGACCTCGGCGCCCTGACCGAGGGCGCCACCATCGAGATCAGCAGGGCGGACCAGAGGATGGCGGTGTTCACCGTCCGCGCCGTCGAGCTCTACGACAGGAAGCAGTTCCCCAGCAAGAAGGTCTACGGCGGTTCCGGCCGGCCCGAACTCCGGCTGATCACGTGCGGCGGCGGCTACTCCAAGGGGACCGGCTACCTGGGCAACGTAGTGGTCTACGCGACGCTGACCGCGGTGAGGTAGGCGATCCGGCGTGGCGTCTCCGCCGGCGCACGCTCCCTGCGCATTCCTCCCCGTCGCCGATCGACCGAGTGCCCCGAGCCACGCGCGGCACCGCCCCGGTGCCCAGTGTCCGGATCCGTGGGATGCCTGTCCGTGCGGACATGGTGTCGCCCGGTCGCGCGGACAAGACTGAGGTCACGGCGCGAGCCCGCGCGTACGCCTGGCAGACATGGGGTGGAAAGATGACTGACGAAACGCTGGTCGCCGGAGTCGGTGTGCCGGACACAAAACTTGCCCGGGAGGCGACCGAGCTGGTGCGGGACGAGACGAGCGAGCTGATCTACCACCACTCGCGCCGGGTCTACCTGTTCGGCGCCCTCCAGGGCCGTCGGCGCGGCCTCGGCTTCGACCCGGAACTCCTTTACATCGGCGCCATGTTCCACGACCTCGGCCTCGGCCGGCGCTTCCACGACAGTGGCCGGCGCTTCGAGGTCGACGGGGCGGAGGCGGCCCGCCGGTTCCTGCGGGAACACGACGTGCCCGAGGACGGCGTCCGCCGCGTGTGGACGGCGATCGCCCTGCACACCACGCCCGGCGTCCCGGAGTTCATGGAACCCGAGGTCGCGCTGGTCACCGCCGGTGTGGAGTACGACGTACTGGGCATCGGCTACGGCGACATCGCCCCCGCCGACCGCGCGGCCGTGCTCGCCCTGCATCCCCGTCCCGACTTCAAGCGGCGAATCCTGGATGCCTTCACCCAAGGCATCCGCCCCAAGCCGGAGACGACCTTCGGCACCATCAAAGCCGATGTCCTGGAGCACTATGTGCCGGGGTTCGAGCGGGGCGACTTCGTGCGGGCGGTCCTCGACTCGCCGTGGCCGGAGTGAGTGTCCAGCGGCCACGGCAGGTCGTGGTGATCCTGGCCTTCCCCGGCGTCCAGTTGCTGGACGTCGCCGGACCCGCCGAGGTCTTCACGACGGCGAACGCCTACGGGGCCCGGTACGACGTGCGGGTCGTCTCCGCCGCTCCCGGACCGGTGGCCACCTCCGCCCCCGTCCGGCTGGCCGCCGACACCGGCCGGCAGGACCTGCCGGAACAGCTGGGCACCCTGCTGGTGCCGGGGCGGCGGGAGTGGCGCGAGGCCGTCGGCGACCCGGCCCTGGTGGCCATGACGAAGGACCTGGCCGGCCGTGCCCGCCGCGTGGCCTCGGTGTGCGCCGGCGCGTTCATGCTCGCTGAGGCGGGCCTGCTCGACGGACGGCGGGCCGCCACCCACTGGCGCCTGGCCCCCGAGCTGGCGCTGTGCTACCCGAGTGTCACCGTGGAGAGGGACGCCCTGTTCGTCCGCGACGGTCATGTGATCACCTCGGCCGGAGTGACGGCGGGCATCGACCTCTCCCTCGCCCTGGTCGAGCAGGACCACGGGCCCGGCGTGGCGCGGGAGGTCGCTCGGGAACTCGTGGTCTTCATGGCACGCCCGGGAGGGCAGTCGCAGTTCAGCGCGCGGCTGACCCTGCGGGAGTCCACGCATCCCGTCGTCCGGCAGGTCATGGACCTCATCGGCGCGGATCCCGGCGCGGAGCACGACATGACCGCCCTGGCGCGTGGCGCCGGGGTGAGCGTACGCCACCTCAACCGGCTCTTCCGGACGCACGTCGGGACGACGGTCGGGCGCTATACGGAGGCGATTCGCCTCGAAGCGGCACAGGCTCTGCTGGAGTCGGGCACCGAGCCCGTGGACGCCGTCGCGGCACGCGCCGGTTTCGGCTCCGCCGAGGCGATGCGGCGGACCTTCCAGAACGCACTGGGCATCTCACCGACCGTCTACCGGGCCCGCTTCCGCACGACGGCCCCCGGATGAGCCCCGCGCACCCGGGCAAGACCGACAGCACCGTCCGAACGGAGCACGGGCCGAACCCGGGTATGCCATGGCCAACGCCTTCGACGTGATCCGGCACTCCCGTACGGCTCTCCGCATACCCCGGTGCCGGGCACGCGTTCCTCACCTTGCCCGGCGTGGAACCACAGGCCGGGTCCGCCCGGGCCGAGATTCTCCAGTTCCTCCGCACGGCCCCGGTGGGGACGAGCCCGCCCCTCGGTGGCGTCGACTCCGGATCACGCAGGCGGAGTAGCCGCCGGTGTGCTGGTCCGCCCGTGGCCGCGGAGGTGCTCCGCGGCTTCCCGGTGTGCGTGACGGCCGTACCCGACAAAGGCGGTGCGGAGAATGTCGGGTGGCCGGGGCCCGTGCCGCCGCACGATGGGGGCATGGATGACACGACCTTGGTATCCCGCTTCCTCCGCGACGGCTTCGTCAAGCTGGAGGGTGCGGTCGCGCCGCGCGTGGCCGCGGACTGCGCGCGGCTGCTGTGGCGGGAGACGGGCTGCGACCCGGACGACCCGGCGACGTGGACGCGGCCCGTGCACTGGGTGGCCGGCATGGCACAGGGCCCGTTCGCCGCCGCACCCAACTCCCCCGCCCTGCACCGCGCGTACGACCTGCTCGTCGGCGCGGGGCGCTGGGAGCCGCGCTACTCACTGGGTACGTTCCCGCTGCGCTTCCCGCACGAGGAGGAGCCCGACGACGCGGGCTGGCACATCGAGGGGAGCTATCTGCCGGAGGGTGAGAAGTGGTACTTCACCGATCTGCGTTCCCGGGGCCGGGCGCTGCTGATGCTGTTTCTGTTCAGCGAGGTCGGCGCGGAGGACGCCCCGACCCGGATCCGGGTCGGCTCACACCTCGACGTGCCGAAGGTGCTGGAGAAGTACGGGGAAGAGGGGGCGAGCGGGCTGGCTCTCGCCCCCGAACTGGTGGCGGTGTCCGAACACCGGCCGCTGGCCCTTGCCACCGGGTCCCCGGGTGACGTCTTCCTGTGCCACCCGTTCCTGGTGCACGCGGCGCAACCGCACCATGGGGTGCGGCCGCGCTTCATGGCCCAGCCGCCGCTGATGCCGGCCGCGCCGTACGAACTGGAGCGGGCCGACGGCGCGTACTCGCCCGTGGAGATCGCGATCCGCCGGGGCCTGGGGCATGCCACCCCGGGCCCGGACGGGGACGGCACCGGCCGCGGCGCCGAGTAGCCGGCCTCCATGACAACATGCTGGACAAGATCACGTGAAGGACCGGGCGAACCCGGTTCCGAAGGGCCGGGACGAGCCACCCAGCAGGTCACGTCAGCTCCCGGACCACCAGCGGCCGAAGGGGAGGAGCTCCGCCCGCGTCGGGTGCCCGCGTGGTGGACGTCGGAGGAAGGAGAGCGGGCATGCTGGAGCGGCTGAATCAGGCTCTGGAGCACATCGAACGGCATCTCGACCGCGAGATCGCGGTGGAGGAGGTGGCACGCGTCGCCGGCACCTCGGAGTACCACCTGCGCCGGCTCTTCTCCGCGCTCGCGGGCATACCGCTGTCGGAGTACATCCGGCGCCGTCGGCTCACTCTCGCGGCGGCCGAAGTCCTCGCGGCTCGTGAGACGTTGCTGACGATCGCGGTGCGCTACGGCTACGGCTCCGGGGAGGCGTTCGCGCGGGCGTTCCGCGCCATGCACGGCATCGGGCCGGGCGAGGCTCGCCGTACCGGCGCCGCGCTCAGTTCCCAGTCCAGGATGGCCTTCCGCCTCACCATCGAGGGGAGAAGCAGTATGCGTTACCGCGTCGTGGACAAGGCGGACTTCAGTATCGTCGGGCTCAAGGCCCGGGTACCGCTGGTGCATGCCGGGCCGAACCGGGCGATCGAGGATTTCGTCCGGGGAATCGCCCCGCAGACCCTGACGCTCCTGGAGGGGCTGTCGGACGGGGAGCCGCACGGCATCCTCGCGGTCTGTGACGACCTGGACCCCAGCCGGGCCGAGAACACCGAACTCGACTACTACCACGGCGTGATCACCTCCGCCGCCGCGCCCGCGGGTACGACCACGCTGAACGTGCCGGCCGGCACCTGGGCCGTCTTCGCGGCCTCCGGTCCGGTGCCACGAGCCATCCAGGAGCTGTGGCGGGACGTGTTCACCGAGTGGTTCCCGTCGAACCCGTACCGTGGCCGCCCCGGCCCGGAGATCCTGCGCGTCCGCCTGTCGCCGGGGAAGACCGAGGCCGACGCCGAACTGTGGCTCCCCGTGGAACCCGAGCACGGCTGACCGAGGCGAGTACTTCTCGGCGGACCGCGTCCGGTCGTCAGCCGGGGCGCTTGGCCATGACGACCACACCCGGCCCGCTGTACTCCTCGGCGGGGAGCCGGAGTTCGGCGACCGGGCGCAGGCCGGCCCGCTCGATCAGGTCGACGAGTCGCTCCGGTTGCCACTTGTACGTCGTCCAACGAACGGGTACGCCCCCGTAGGCCTCGGTACGCACCGCGTCCTCGTCGCCGACGTGCGTCGCGGTGATGAAGTGCCCGCCCGGCTTCAACGCGCGTGCGAACAGGGCGAGTACCCGGGGAAGCACATCACGGGGGAGGTTGAACAGCGACCACCACCCGAGCACGCCGCCGAGGGAGGCTTCACCGAGGGCGAGGTCGGTGGCGGAGGCGACGCTGAAGCGGCACTGCGGATGGAGGCGGCGGCGAAGGCGTCGATCGACGCCTTGAGCCACGGATGGCGACGGATGTCGCCGACTCCCGTGGTCACCACCATGTGGGCGTAGTTGTCGGCCACCCGGTCGTAGGACTCGCGTACCACGTCAAGGTCGGCCGGGTGGTCGGCAGGGTGTGTGCTCATCGGGCAACTATAAGGATGGGCAACTGACTTGGTGTCGGGGAAGCAGCGGTCGCCAAGATGTCGGTCACAGTTCCGGTGCCTCCGGCGGATGTGGCCGATCACGTGAATTCAGCCGAGATTCAACGATTCAAGGCAACTCTGTTGACCGTACGTAGTGTTGAACCGTCACATACTTGTCATGCACCTGCGGCTCACGGTGAGTCGCGGTCTCATGGAGGTGTGGGATGCACCGAAGACTGTCCGTCGGCCTGGCCGCCTCGGCTCTCGCCGTGATCACCACCGTCGGCGGCGCCACCGCCGCCGACGCCGCTCCTGCCGACAAGTCCCAGGTCCTCGCGAGCTGGACCCAGACCAGCGCGTCGAGTCACAACCTCTGGGCGGCCGCCCGGGCCAATCAGGCCACCTGGTCCGCGTACGGGTTCGACTGGTCGACCGACTACTGTTCTTCCTCGCCGGACAACCCGTTCGGCTTCCCCTTCGCCACGTCCTGCGCCCGCCATGACTTCGGCTACCGCAACTACAAGGCCGCCGGCACCTTCAGCGCCAACAAGTCGCGGCTCGACAGCGCCCTCTACGAGGACCTCAAGCGCGTCTGCGCCAACTACTCCGGTGCCACGAAGACCGCGTGCGACGGCACGGCATGGACCTACTACCAGGCGGTCAAGGCACTCGGCTGAGCCCGGGCGGCGGCTGTGTACCAGGTGGGCGAAGCGGCGCCCGACGGCCGCCGCACGCACGGGGGTCGTCTCCCGGCACCGGGGAGGTCGAGCACACCTTCGGCCTTGCCCGTACAGCGCCGCCGCCTCACCCGGGACACAGCGCCCTGTCAGCCCGCCGCCCGCAACCGTGCCGCCGCACTCGCGGCCCGCTGTCGCGCTCGTGGCGAGCCGGACGATCCGGCCAGTGCGACGAGGCGCCGGACGGCCTCCTCCCAGGCCGTCCGGTAGGCGCTGTCGTGTGCGGTGAGACGCCGGTAGGCTTCGGCCGCCACGGCGCACGCCTCCGCGGCGGCTCCCGGGTCGGGCTCGTACGCGCCCCCGGTACCGGCCAGTTGTTCCGCGACCTGGCGCATCCCCACGGCCAGAGCCTCCACCCGGCCGACCGGCACGCCCTCGATCTCCAGCGCGAAGTACGCCCAGCGCAGGCACTCCGCGAGGTCGCCGCGTTCGTTGAGGTACAGCTCGCACAGCGCGAACACGGACTCCACGTGGCCGGCCCCGGCGGCGAGGGTCCACCATGCGAGCGCGGCGTCGTGGTCGTCCCGCTCCCGGTGCAGCAGCCCGAGGTGGTGGGCGGCGTACACCTCACCCGACTCCGCCGCCCCGCCGACCCGGTAGGCGGCCCCCGCCTCCGGCCCCGAAGGCGTCCTCGAGACGGCCTGACCGGGTGTGCCGAGGTGCTCGGCGGCGCGTTCCCACAGCCGTTCCCCTTCTGCGGCCCGCCCGTCGCGCACGAGCAGCAGCCCCAGGTAGAAGGCGCCCTCCGCGCTGCCCGCATCGGCCGCCGTGCGCCACCAGCGCTCCGCTCCGGCGCGGTCGCCGGCTTCATGGCAGCGGAAGCCGACATGCACGGCCGCCTGGACGTCGCCCGCCTCGGCGGCCCGCGTGAAGAGTTCGCCGGCCTCCCGGTGCCGGCCCTGCCGCTGGTAGAGGACCGCGAGGTTCTGATCCGCGTTCGGCACGTCCCGCTTGCCGGCGAGCCGCCACAGCTCCTCGGCCTGCGCCTCGTCCCCCCGCTTCTCCCGTACGACGCCGAGGCCCACGGCCGCCGCCCAGTCGCCCACGTCCATCCCCCGGCGGTACCAGCGTTCGGCAGCATCGAGATCGCCGCGCAGCATGGCCAGCACACCGAGGTTGTTGTACGCGGCCGGGACACGGCGGGCGGCGGCCCGCTCGTACCAGCGCGCCGCGCCGTCCAGGTCGTCCTGCTCCTGTACGAGCCCGGCCAGCAGGTAGGCGGCCTGTCCGCTGCCCGCCTCCGCCGCCGACCGGTAGGCGTCGGCGGCACCGGAGAGGTCACCGGCGCGGGTCAGGGCGGCGGCGCGCCGGATGGCCTCGGCGGCACCGGGCGGCTCGGGATCGGGGTCGGGACGGGACGGCGTCCCCAGCACTCCCCGGCCGTCCAGCGAGGTGTGAGCCACCATCTGGAACGTGCCGTCCGTCTCCGCGGCGGCTCGCCGTCCCGCCGGGACCCCGGGGTCGTAGTGGTCGGGGTACAGCGCGTGCACGGGCGCGGGCGTCGGTGCGGCGTCGGGGCCGAAGCGCGTCAGGCCCGTGGTGGCGGTGACCGTGAGGTCCCACCAGGGCCGCCAGACACGTCCCGCGCACGCGATCTCCGCCGTCAGCCGCCACCGCACCCACCGCCCGTCGTCCGTCACGGGCGCACAGGCGAGGGTGGCGCTCGTACCCGGCGCGGCGGTCAGCGGCAGGGCCGAGTCCGCTCCGGCTTCCGCCAGTACGGGCGCGGGCGAGGCGTCCAGAAGGACCGCGACATCGGGAGTGCGCAGGCGCCGGTAGGCGCGGACCGCGCGCTGGGCGGACTCCAGCAGGTCGGCGCTCATCACCAGGTCGGGCATCCGGGGCCGGGCCAGCGAGACACCGTCC
This window harbors:
- a CDS encoding sortase produces the protein MRYTHMGASIVLALGALGLQVPAAAAADDSDIRIDPWNAAPGSTVTVSTSACDPDADYGKGTSEAGGDFHLFEGDEEGVLTGEFQVPEGTEPGSDTITLKCPPLTKVTGTYQITGRSPEGSVDAGFGPADDSGTGLALGGGLLLTAAAGAVWLYRRPHTDRT
- a CDS encoding (2Fe-2S)-binding protein encodes the protein MALSTSSVITLKINGEKHTLPVDHRTTLLDALRERLDLTGTKKGCDQGQCGACTVLLDGRRAVACLQLAVAAEGREITTIEGVADGERLHPVQQAFLDLDGFQCGYCTPGQICSAIGMIQEHAAGWPSAVTEDVRPQAGPPSLTTDEIRERMSGNLCRCGAYVAIVEAVARAAEAHTGEGREDAASGAKEAVK
- a CDS encoding HD domain-containing protein gives rise to the protein MTDETLVAGVGVPDTKLAREATELVRDETSELIYHHSRRVYLFGALQGRRRGLGFDPELLYIGAMFHDLGLGRRFHDSGRRFEVDGAEAARRFLREHDVPEDGVRRVWTAIALHTTPGVPEFMEPEVALVTAGVEYDVLGIGYGDIAPADRAAVLALHPRPDFKRRILDAFTQGIRPKPETTFGTIKADVLEHYVPGFERGDFVRAVLDSPWPE
- a CDS encoding FAD binding domain-containing protein — its product is MREFGYQRAHDVAAAVALLDADPDTRFLGGGTNLVDLMKTGVERPARLIDIRELPLDRIEVTAEGGLRIGATVTNGDLAAHPEVRRSCPALSQAVLAGASGQLRNMATVGGNLLQRTRCGYFTDVSQPCNKRVPGSGCPAVAGEHRNHAILGASDHCVAVHASDMAVALTAFDAVVHYETADGPGELPLADFYLPVGDTPHRETALPAGALITGVTLPPNPVAVNSRYRKVRERASYAFAIGSLAAALDVRDGIVRDARLAFGAVASRPWRASAAERVLTGAPAVPETYAAAADAELAAARPLPRNGYKVDLIRNLTVTVLTELAEEAAR
- a CDS encoding lytic polysaccharide monooxygenase auxiliary activity family 9 protein; amino-acid sequence: MKSKKMLAAAIGAGIAPLLAVSLPAGSASAHGYISTPPSRQAQCAAGLVPCGSIKYEPQSVEGPKGLMSCSGGNAAFAELDNDSKGWKVTPVSRTTSFNWRLTARHATSTWQYYAGGRKIAEFNDGGARPGETVTHQVNFGSLTGKQKVLAVWNIADTANAFYACVDVNVS
- a CDS encoding class F sortase — translated: MPAGHQTRPSRGPLLPAVVPLGWAMAAGAVLLISGAHDEEPPRPTAGRAFSASADPAPPTVRPLPPADPVRLRIAAIGVNAPMTRVGLDAAGALRTPPPGEPGLAGWYGDGIAPGSAGTAVVTGHVDTPAGEPGVFYDLGALTEGATIEISRADQRMAVFTVRAVELYDRKQFPSKKVYGGSGRPELRLITCGGGYSKGTGYLGNVVVYATLTAVR
- a CDS encoding calcium-binding protein produces the protein MNNRQHTTARAVAATLLTTGVATGVAAAPAAAAPAATRTEARVGADWATRSIVFTAAPEQANDLHVFPMEVGAGVRQVGFRDAVPLEPGDHCAYLAPGDRTFVVCELPTGSSRPDRIDIFLGDRDDTIVTSDPAVGTVRGGPGDDTLHAHTAHTVRGDAGDDMVMGRAVLDGGDGMDHLMGDDGDQRLWGGRGNDMIEAYGGADTVYAGPGDDHAMGGDGGDIVLGGPGDDTLSGEGGDDLVSGGPGKDTVDGGPGRDVVLR
- a CDS encoding TetR/AcrR family transcriptional regulator produces the protein MPHQRDSCRRSDAQRNRERILEVALAELSRCADAPLSGIAKKAGVGQGTFYRNFPNRESLVLEIYRHEMQQVADSARHLLDTRAPDEALRAWMDRLSEFAMTKAGLADAIRQVTGAPGGPAKPSPTPVTHAAELLLRANEEAGTIRPGVTADDFFLAIAGLWQIDPHDDWRPRATRLLDLVMDGLRTRARHR